The nucleotide window AGGGCTGCTTCCACCAATCGCCATCGCGATCCAGCAGCCAGCGCATCATGAATCCGCGCCAGAAAATCTCCTCCGCCAGCGCGACGACGACGACCGCCCGGAAAAACCGCAGCACCACCGCGGGCCACCACGCCACCGGCGAGTGGAAGATACCGGGATCGAAGCCTTCCTTGCGCGCGGCGATGCCGAACCACGACATCCAGCCTTCCGGATCGGACGTCAGACCCATGCGGTCGTAGAGCGTGGTGGGCAGCAGCCAGAAGCCGATCCCCACCGCACCACAGACGATACCCGCCAGCACGCCCTTCGCGGACCAACGGAAGTCATAGTACTTCCACCCGCGCAGCAGCAGGCCGAAGACGACGAGCGCCTGCAGCGGATACATCCACTGCTCTGGCGCGCGCCGCCACCACGGCGCGTCCGGATGCTTCCACCCGATCATGGACGTGACCGCCTGCAACAACAGCAGGAAGCCGAGAAACACGGCCAGCGGCATCACGTGCGCGGTCGTCAGCGCCCGCGCTTCCTGTTCGTTGCGTGGGGCCGTGTTCATGAGCGGGGCGGATCAGAGGGTGCCGACGAAGCGCTCCATCTTGTCCATGGCCTTGCGCAGGTCCTCGATGCCGGTGGCGTAGCAGCAGCGGAGGAAGCCCTCGCCGCTGGTGCCGAAGGCGCTGCCGGGGACGGCGGCCACGTTTTCCGCCTCTAGGAGGCGGGTGGCGAAATCCTTGCTGGAAAGACCGGTCGAGCGGATGTCCGGGAAAACGTAGAAGGCACCGCCCGGCGTGTGGCAGGACAGGCCGATCTCATTGAGCCGCTTCACCAGGAAATCGCGGCGCTGGTGATAGCTGTCCCGCATCATCTGCATGGCTGGCGTGCCGTTTTCCAGCGCTTCCAGTGCGGCGTTCTGGCTCATGATCGGAGCGCAGAGCATCGAGTACTGGTGGATCTTCATCATCGCCTCGATGATCGGCTGCGGCGCGCAGGCATAGCCGAGGCGGAAGCCGGTCATCGCGAAGGCCTTCGAGAAACCGTGCAGGAGAATCGTGCGCTCCTTCATGCCGGGCAGCGAGGCGATGGAGACGTGCTTCACGCCATCGTAGCGCAGCTCGCTGTAGATCTCATCGGTCAGCACGATCAGGTCATGCTCGATGCAGAGCTTGGCGATGCCTTCGAGGTCCTCGTTGGTGGCGACCGAACCGGTGGGGTTGGTCGGGAAATTCAGCATCAGCACGCGGGTACGCGGCGTGATCGCAGCGGCGAGCGCCTCGGGCTTCAGCGAGAAGCCGTTCTCCTTCTGCGTCTCCACGGACACCGCCTTGCCATAGGCCATGACGATGCTGGGGCTGTAGGAAACGTAACACGGCTCGTGAAAGATCACTTCATCGCCCGGATTGAGCAGCGCGCGCAGGGCGAGGTCGATGGCCTCGGACACGCCGACGGTGACGAGTACTTCCTTCGAGGCTTCATACTGCACGTCGAAGAACTCGCCGACGTAACGGGCGATGGCCTTGCGGAGCGATAGCAGGCCGAGGTTCGACGTGTAGGTCGTCTGGCCCTTTTCCAGCGAGTAGATGGCGGCCTCGCGGATGTGCCAGGGGGTGACGAAGTCCGGCTCGCCGACGCCGAGGGAGATGACGCCCTCGCGGCCTTGGACGAGCTCGAAGAAGTCGCGGATGCCCGATCGCGGGATGCCCGCGACGTTGTGCGCGATTTTGGTGGAATAGTCCATGGTGGTGGTGGGATGGATGCAGTGCGGTGGGTTTGGAGATCTGTTATCGCCGGGCAATCGCCGGCTTGAGATCACCCATCGCGACTACCCATTCCTCTCTCACGGAGAGACGGCGAGGCGCTCGGCTCGGGCTTCCTGGTCGAAGAGGAATCCGTTTTCCTTGTACGTCTTCAGTCGGAAGTGTGTGGCCGTGGACAGCACGCCATCCAAGGTGCTGAGCTTTTCGGAAACGAAGCGGGCGACCTCGCGGAGATCGCTGCCCTCGACGACGACCATGAGGTCGTAGCCGCCGCTGGCGAGGTAGCAACTCGTCACCTGGTCGAAGCGCGCGATGCGCATAGCGAGGCGGTCGAAGCCACCGCCGCGTTCCGGCGTGACTTTCACCTCGATGAAGGCGGACACGGCATCACCGTCCGCGCGCTCCGGATCGACCACGGCCTGGTAGCCGAGGATGGTGCCGTCCTTTTCCCAGGCGGCAATGCGGACATTGACCTGTTCCGGGGAAATGGAGAGCAGTTCGGCGAGCTGCTCGTGGGAGTAGCGGGCCTTGTTGCGGAGGAGCTGGAGTAGCGGATCGGTGGACATGCGGAAGACTTCCAATGAGCGGCCGTGCGGATGGCCGCCGCCGTTTTAGCGGAAGCGAGGCATCCGTCACGCCCGATTTTGGGGTCAGGGGGCTGTGTGGGAAAGGTTTGTGACGATCTGTGCAGGGTGGCGGCTCCAGGAGGATCGAGCTTCACCGATTACTCTGAATCTGAGTCCCAGAGGGACGATGCTGCCTGCGCTCTCACGCGGGACCAACCAATCAAAGGTCCATCGGTCTGCCTGCCCGACCATCCATTCGTCATCCATCGGACTCCGCTTGCGTCGCCCCTAACGGGGCTCAATCCCTCCTATCTGTCTGACCGGTGGCTTCCGCCACCGGCTACCTTACGTCGCCCCTCCGGGGCTTGGAGACGATGGCATGGGAGACGCGTGAGAATCAGGTCGGGTTTT belongs to Luteolibacter ambystomatis and includes:
- a CDS encoding CAAX prenyl protease-related protein produces the protein MNTAPRNEQEARALTTAHVMPLAVFLGFLLLLQAVTSMIGWKHPDAPWWRRAPEQWMYPLQALVVFGLLLRGWKYYDFRWSAKGVLAGIVCGAVGIGFWLLPTTLYDRMGLTSDPEGWMSWFGIAARKEGFDPGIFHSPVAWWPAVVLRFFRAVVVVALAEEIFWRGFMMRWLLDRDGDWWKQPFGKHAWISYLVVTGLFTAVHSGPDRIMAFVYGTITYLLCVRSKSLGTCVAMHATANLLMCLYIMAYGKYGLW
- a CDS encoding Lrp/AsnC family transcriptional regulator, translating into MSTDPLLQLLRNKARYSHEQLAELLSISPEQVNVRIAAWEKDGTILGYQAVVDPERADGDAVSAFIEVKVTPERGGGFDRLAMRIARFDQVTSCYLASGGYDLMVVVEGSDLREVARFVSEKLSTLDGVLSTATHFRLKTYKENGFLFDQEARAERLAVSP
- a CDS encoding aminotransferase class I/II-fold pyridoxal phosphate-dependent enzyme; the protein is MDYSTKIAHNVAGIPRSGIRDFFELVQGREGVISLGVGEPDFVTPWHIREAAIYSLEKGQTTYTSNLGLLSLRKAIARYVGEFFDVQYEASKEVLVTVGVSEAIDLALRALLNPGDEVIFHEPCYVSYSPSIVMAYGKAVSVETQKENGFSLKPEALAAAITPRTRVLMLNFPTNPTGSVATNEDLEGIAKLCIEHDLIVLTDEIYSELRYDGVKHVSIASLPGMKERTILLHGFSKAFAMTGFRLGYACAPQPIIEAMMKIHQYSMLCAPIMSQNAALEALENGTPAMQMMRDSYHQRRDFLVKRLNEIGLSCHTPGGAFYVFPDIRSTGLSSKDFATRLLEAENVAAVPGSAFGTSGEGFLRCCYATGIEDLRKAMDKMERFVGTL